The following are encoded in a window of Nibricoccus aquaticus genomic DNA:
- a CDS encoding peroxiredoxin, which translates to MRKRLLLLTVSFLSLFSFSRAEALNVGDAAPGLSATTETGETLTLAEVYPKGFTLVYFYPKADTGGCTAQGCSLRDAYTELTKHGVTVIGVSTDSVEAQKKFKEKNNFPFTLLADTDKAVMKAFGQEPGVMGFASRQAFLINKEGKIVWRDLKASTKQQADDVLAALKQIGG; encoded by the coding sequence ATGCGCAAACGACTCCTCTTACTCACCGTGTCATTTCTCTCTCTATTCTCATTCTCGCGCGCTGAAGCGCTTAATGTCGGCGATGCGGCTCCCGGGCTTTCCGCCACGACGGAAACGGGCGAGACGCTGACTCTCGCCGAAGTTTATCCGAAGGGATTCACGCTCGTTTATTTTTATCCGAAGGCCGATACGGGTGGTTGCACGGCGCAGGGGTGTTCGCTGCGCGATGCGTACACGGAGCTGACGAAGCATGGCGTGACGGTGATCGGCGTGAGCACGGACTCGGTCGAGGCGCAGAAGAAATTTAAGGAGAAGAATAACTTCCCGTTCACGCTGCTGGCGGACACGGACAAGGCGGTGATGAAGGCGTTTGGGCAGGAGCCGGGAGTGATGGGCTTTGCGAGCCGTCAGGCGTTTCTCATCAACAAGGAGGGGAAGATTGTGTGGCGCGATTTGAAGGCGTCCACGAAGCAGCAGGCGGACGATGTGCTGGCGGCGTTGAAGCAGATCGGCGGGTGA
- a CDS encoding SDR family NAD(P)-dependent oxidoreductase, producing MPFPAPADQVVIITGASSGIGEATARRLARSGAKLVLAARRTDRLEKLCAELDPTGSKTLVVSGDITSNADRRALIDAALKRFGRIDALINNAGYGQRGPIECVPVDSIRANYETNVFSLLALTQLVTPLLRAQGHGRIVNIGSVAGRIARPMSSIYDSTKHAIEALTDGLRGELKPFGVQAVLVRPGFIQTEFGQVANAGWAEIRQSAGDYAPYIDGFLAKSKNLKRGAQGTPDDIARAIEKSLAARCPRSHYNAPRHASLFLFAKWLLPVCLMDHILRMEK from the coding sequence ATGCCCTTCCCCGCCCCCGCCGATCAGGTCGTCATCATCACCGGCGCCTCTTCCGGCATCGGCGAAGCCACCGCCCGCCGCCTCGCCCGCTCCGGCGCAAAACTCGTCCTCGCCGCCCGCCGCACCGACCGGCTTGAAAAACTCTGCGCCGAGCTCGATCCCACCGGCTCCAAAACCCTCGTCGTCTCCGGCGACATCACGTCCAACGCCGATCGCCGCGCCCTGATCGACGCCGCGCTCAAACGCTTCGGCCGCATCGACGCCCTCATCAACAACGCCGGCTACGGCCAGCGCGGCCCCATCGAGTGCGTGCCCGTCGATTCGATACGCGCCAACTACGAGACCAACGTCTTCTCCCTCCTCGCCCTCACCCAGCTCGTCACACCTCTTCTCCGCGCCCAGGGCCATGGCCGCATCGTCAACATCGGCTCCGTCGCCGGCCGCATCGCCCGCCCGATGTCGTCCATCTACGACTCCACCAAACACGCCATCGAAGCCCTCACCGACGGACTCCGCGGCGAGCTAAAACCTTTCGGCGTCCAGGCCGTCCTCGTCCGCCCCGGCTTCATCCAGACCGAGTTCGGCCAGGTCGCCAACGCCGGCTGGGCCGAGATCCGTCAGTCCGCCGGCGATTACGCCCCCTACATCGACGGCTTCCTCGCCAAGTCCAAAAACCTCAAGCGTGGTGCCCAAGGCACTCCCGACGACATCGCCCGCGCCATCGAAAAGTCCCTCGCCGCCCGGTGCCCGCGTTCCCACTACAACGCCCCGCGCCACGCTTCCCTCTTCCTCTTCGCCAAGTGGCTCCTCCCCGTCTGCCTGATGGACCACATCCTCCGCATGGAAAAATAA
- a CDS encoding CinA family nicotinamide mononucleotide deamidase-related protein has protein sequence MVSPDQNSSSQSPARHLRYELITLGDELLLGLTANGHLTFIGSQLGRRGVALQRNVTITDEAPAIAKQFSESWANADVIITTGGLGPTCDDRTREVIAEVLGQKLVFDVAAEKAIADRFARLGRKMTENNLKQAYRPERAELLPNANGTAPGLWVEQSGKVLCMLPGPPNELQPMFVEQVLPRLAKLGLLLDREAYVQLRSAGIGESALETKLQPIFDRYGDALNIAFCAHQGQVDCRLSSPTDQLSLPQLDEIAQECGRLLGEDLMCYGHDSLAKVAGDLLRAGEKTLAVAETATGGMLASCFTDIAGASKFFAGGVVCYDNEAKMQLLDVPECLLKQHGAVSPENAVAMATGAAERMCADYALAVTGYCGPCGGPAENPIGGVYIGLYSPCGVWSKKLSIPGPRSTVKQRAVNAALDWLRRELVRTHRGATVQPQRSAQA, from the coding sequence ATGGTTTCTCCGGATCAGAACTCTTCCAGCCAGTCGCCCGCGCGCCATCTGCGCTACGAACTCATCACGCTCGGCGACGAACTCCTTCTCGGCCTCACCGCCAACGGCCACCTCACCTTCATCGGCAGCCAGCTCGGCCGCCGCGGCGTCGCCCTCCAGCGCAACGTCACCATCACCGACGAAGCCCCCGCCATCGCGAAACAATTTTCCGAAAGCTGGGCCAACGCCGACGTCATCATCACCACCGGCGGCCTCGGCCCGACCTGCGACGATCGCACCCGCGAAGTCATTGCCGAAGTCCTCGGCCAGAAACTCGTCTTCGATGTCGCCGCCGAAAAAGCCATCGCCGACCGCTTCGCCCGCCTCGGTCGCAAGATGACCGAAAATAATCTCAAGCAAGCCTACCGACCTGAACGCGCCGAACTTCTCCCTAACGCCAACGGCACCGCCCCCGGTCTATGGGTCGAGCAATCGGGAAAAGTTCTCTGCATGTTGCCCGGCCCGCCCAACGAACTTCAGCCGATGTTCGTCGAGCAAGTCCTCCCTCGCCTCGCCAAACTCGGCCTCCTCCTCGATCGCGAAGCCTACGTGCAACTCCGCTCCGCCGGCATCGGCGAGTCCGCGCTCGAAACCAAACTCCAGCCCATCTTCGATCGCTACGGCGACGCGCTGAACATCGCCTTCTGCGCTCACCAGGGCCAGGTCGACTGCCGCCTCAGTTCCCCGACCGACCAGCTTTCCCTGCCCCAACTCGACGAGATCGCCCAGGAATGCGGCCGCCTCCTCGGTGAAGACTTGATGTGCTACGGCCACGACTCCCTCGCCAAGGTCGCCGGCGATCTACTCCGCGCCGGAGAAAAAACCCTCGCTGTCGCCGAGACTGCCACCGGCGGCATGCTCGCGAGCTGCTTCACCGACATCGCCGGAGCCTCCAAGTTTTTCGCGGGCGGCGTCGTCTGCTATGACAACGAGGCCAAGATGCAGCTCCTCGACGTCCCCGAGTGCCTCCTCAAACAGCACGGCGCCGTCAGTCCCGAAAACGCCGTCGCCATGGCCACCGGCGCCGCCGAACGCATGTGCGCCGACTACGCCCTCGCCGTCACCGGCTATTGCGGTCCCTGCGGCGGTCCCGCCGAGAATCCCATAGGCGGCGTCTACATCGGCCTGTATTCGCCCTGCGGAGTCTGGTCCAAAAAACTCTCCATCCCCGGCCCCCGCAGCACCGTGAAACAACGCGCTGTTAACGCCGCCCTCGACTGGCTCCGCCGCGAACTCGTCCGCACGCACCGCGGCGCGACCGTCCAGCCCCAGCGCTCCGCCCAAGCCTGA
- a CDS encoding RDD family protein: MKPFRFIFCLLGAMAGLSLTWVMAEDASPVPVVEGAVSVQSADAAPEVERGPAPAAARESGKRRVNRDRDITKWGSEAVVPAGEEVDNLVALFGPVHVDGKVDGNAVAVFGPVFLSGTGSADGNVVAVLGTVRIDGPVEGNVVSVLGGVELGPKARVDGNVVSVGAPIQADPEAVVKGNVVEAATFAEMPELTGLQAWVRHALLLGRPLALRADVLWAWGVAGLFLALYLFIALVMNGALVKCAETLEQRPGKTVLAAFLAVLLTPLLFVVLSVTVVGAPVLMLALGVVSLIGKAAFLCWLGRRVTLALGLRHALPAVLIGGVLITLLYLVPFLGFVVMKLTDMLGVGMVVYTMMLAGRREKLGTAGSATSTRGDAGGMGAGGGRAGVPVTPMGPVMTASEPGMSMSMGFAAMPPPPPPVVVPEATGAGESMASPAAVGVTHARATSGILPKPVSTVPITSALPRAGFGVRLGALLIDATLVFFVVLMISRGFRGGPGMLAPGMAVYLIALWGLKGTTIGGIICGLKVVRLDDRPLDWTTAVVRGLAGFLSVLPAGLGFLWVAFDEEKQSWHDKVAGTVVVHAPKGMSLV; this comes from the coding sequence ATGAAACCGTTTCGTTTTATCTTTTGCCTGCTCGGCGCGATGGCCGGGCTTTCGTTGACGTGGGTAATGGCGGAGGATGCGTCGCCGGTGCCGGTGGTTGAGGGTGCTGTGTCTGTGCAGAGCGCGGACGCGGCTCCGGAGGTGGAGCGCGGACCTGCGCCGGCGGCGGCGCGTGAGTCGGGGAAGCGGCGGGTGAATCGCGATCGCGACATCACCAAGTGGGGAAGTGAAGCGGTGGTGCCTGCGGGCGAAGAGGTGGACAATCTGGTCGCGCTTTTCGGTCCGGTACATGTGGACGGAAAGGTAGATGGGAACGCGGTGGCGGTTTTTGGGCCGGTGTTTTTGAGCGGCACGGGGAGCGCGGACGGCAATGTGGTTGCGGTGCTCGGGACGGTGCGGATCGATGGTCCGGTGGAGGGGAACGTGGTGTCGGTGCTCGGCGGGGTGGAGCTCGGGCCGAAGGCACGGGTGGATGGGAATGTCGTGAGCGTGGGCGCGCCAATTCAGGCCGATCCCGAGGCGGTGGTGAAAGGTAATGTGGTGGAAGCGGCGACGTTTGCGGAGATGCCGGAGCTGACGGGATTGCAGGCGTGGGTGAGGCACGCGCTGCTCTTGGGGCGTCCGCTGGCGCTGCGCGCAGACGTGTTGTGGGCGTGGGGCGTGGCGGGGTTGTTTCTCGCGCTTTATCTGTTCATCGCGCTGGTGATGAACGGGGCCTTGGTGAAGTGCGCGGAGACGCTGGAGCAGCGGCCGGGGAAGACGGTGCTGGCGGCGTTTCTCGCGGTGCTGCTGACGCCGCTGTTGTTTGTGGTGCTCTCCGTCACGGTGGTGGGCGCGCCCGTGCTGATGCTGGCGCTCGGGGTGGTTTCGCTGATCGGGAAGGCGGCGTTTTTGTGCTGGCTGGGGCGGCGGGTGACGCTGGCGTTGGGGCTGAGGCATGCGTTGCCAGCGGTGTTGATCGGCGGGGTTTTAATCACGCTGCTGTATCTGGTGCCGTTTCTCGGCTTCGTGGTGATGAAGCTCACGGACATGCTCGGTGTGGGCATGGTGGTGTATACGATGATGCTGGCGGGGCGTCGTGAGAAATTGGGTACGGCGGGGTCTGCGACTTCGACTCGCGGAGATGCGGGTGGAATGGGAGCGGGCGGAGGCAGGGCGGGAGTTCCCGTGACTCCGATGGGCCCGGTGATGACTGCGAGCGAGCCGGGGATGAGTATGTCGATGGGGTTTGCGGCGATGCCGCCACCACCGCCGCCGGTGGTGGTTCCTGAAGCGACGGGTGCGGGTGAGTCGATGGCTTCGCCGGCCGCTGTGGGGGTGACGCACGCGCGGGCGACGAGTGGGATTTTGCCGAAGCCGGTCTCGACGGTGCCGATCACGTCGGCGTTGCCGCGGGCGGGGTTTGGGGTGCGGCTGGGGGCGTTGCTGATCGATGCGACGCTGGTGTTTTTCGTGGTGTTGATGATTTCGCGCGGATTCAGGGGCGGGCCGGGTATGCTGGCTCCGGGCATGGCGGTTTATCTGATCGCGTTGTGGGGGCTGAAGGGGACGACGATCGGCGGGATCATCTGCGGGTTGAAAGTGGTGCGGCTGGATGATCGTCCGCTGGATTGGACGACGGCGGTGGTGCGCGGGCTGGCGGGGTTTTTATCGGTGCTGCCGGCGGGGCTGGGATTTTTGTGGGTGGCGTTCGATGAGGAGAAGCAGTCGTGGCACGACAAGGTGGCGGGGACGGTGGTGGTGCATGCGCCGAAGGGGATGTCGTTGGTGTAG
- a CDS encoding DUF3568 family protein gives MKKHFRLSVLAILALVGSLAGCRSVVLDPTGETTAVYKFGEFQMVFNSTAPKVAEAAIAAIAEAELMLTKSEINKFDAALIARATGDQKVKIKIEEVNRQQTIIRIRYGEGGNLNKSRRLYELIDSKVK, from the coding sequence ATGAAGAAACATTTCCGCCTTTCCGTCCTCGCGATCCTGGCCCTCGTCGGCTCGCTCGCTGGCTGCCGTTCCGTGGTACTCGACCCGACCGGCGAAACCACCGCCGTCTACAAATTCGGCGAGTTCCAGATGGTCTTTAATTCCACCGCCCCGAAGGTCGCCGAAGCCGCCATCGCGGCCATCGCCGAGGCCGAGCTCATGCTGACCAAGAGCGAAATCAATAAATTCGACGCCGCCCTCATCGCCCGCGCCACCGGCGATCAGAAGGTCAAAATCAAGATCGAGGAGGTCAACCGCCAGCAGACCATCATCCGCATCCGCTACGGCGAAGGCGGCAATCTCAACAAATCCCGCCGCCTCTACGAATTGATCGACTCGAAGGTGAAGTAA
- a CDS encoding sialate O-acetylesterase: MYFPRSLVVLSFLVSCASAFADVTLAPVFTDHAVLQREKPVPVWGKAEAGERVVVNFAGQSVGTTAGKDGRWIVYLAPLTASSAGGELVVTGSNVVTLTDILVGDVWLLSGQSNMEWPVERAMNAAEETAEANFPLIRHIKFKKTITSAPAESVENDGAGWRVCTPEVAKWFSAVGFYFARDLQPRIGVPVGLINSTYGGTPVEGWMSEAALGSDPAFAVVGERWQTALVTAPEDRARFDAALEVWKAGEAAAKAKGEKYTAPWPQNPASVKWFQPSGLFNGMIAPILPVAIKGVLWYQGETNGERPDEYAKLFAAMITHWRAHLGQGDVPFFWVQLANFGGGYPDATNWAKLRDAQTDTLALPNTGQAVAIDIGDANDIHPTNKQEVGRRLALIARAKVYGGSVDFAGPTFNNAEREGAAIRVSFDYAGNGLIAKDKPLAAFQVAGADQKFFPAMAKIEGETVIVSAPEVAEPVAVRYAWTNAPEANLYNGAGLPAVPFRSDAW, encoded by the coding sequence ATGTATTTTCCCCGCTCGCTGGTGGTCCTGAGTTTTTTGGTTTCGTGCGCGTCGGCATTCGCTGACGTCACCTTGGCGCCGGTGTTCACCGATCACGCGGTGCTGCAGCGGGAGAAGCCGGTGCCGGTGTGGGGCAAGGCGGAGGCGGGGGAGCGCGTGGTGGTGAATTTTGCCGGGCAGAGCGTGGGCACGACGGCAGGGAAGGATGGGCGGTGGATTGTTTATCTCGCGCCGCTGACGGCGTCGTCGGCGGGGGGGGAGTTGGTGGTGACGGGGAGCAATGTGGTGACGTTGACGGATATTTTGGTGGGCGATGTGTGGCTGCTGTCGGGGCAGTCGAACATGGAGTGGCCGGTGGAGCGGGCGATGAATGCGGCGGAGGAAACGGCGGAGGCGAATTTCCCACTGATCCGGCATATCAAATTTAAGAAGACGATCACGAGTGCGCCGGCGGAGTCGGTGGAGAATGACGGTGCGGGCTGGCGTGTGTGTACGCCGGAGGTGGCGAAGTGGTTTTCGGCGGTGGGGTTTTATTTCGCGCGCGATCTTCAGCCGCGCATCGGTGTGCCGGTGGGGTTGATCAACAGCACGTATGGCGGGACGCCGGTCGAGGGGTGGATGAGCGAGGCGGCGTTGGGGAGCGATCCGGCGTTTGCGGTGGTGGGCGAGCGGTGGCAGACGGCGCTCGTGACCGCGCCGGAGGATCGGGCGCGTTTCGACGCGGCTCTCGAAGTGTGGAAGGCGGGCGAAGCGGCTGCGAAGGCGAAAGGCGAGAAGTACACCGCACCGTGGCCGCAGAATCCGGCGAGTGTGAAGTGGTTTCAGCCGAGCGGACTTTTTAATGGGATGATCGCGCCGATCCTGCCGGTGGCGATCAAGGGTGTGCTTTGGTATCAGGGGGAGACGAATGGCGAGCGGCCGGACGAGTATGCGAAGTTGTTCGCGGCGATGATCACGCACTGGCGGGCGCATCTGGGGCAGGGGGATGTGCCCTTTTTCTGGGTACAGCTGGCGAACTTCGGCGGCGGTTATCCGGATGCGACGAACTGGGCGAAGTTGCGCGATGCGCAGACGGACACGCTGGCGCTGCCAAACACGGGGCAGGCGGTGGCGATCGATATTGGTGATGCGAACGACATTCACCCGACGAACAAGCAGGAAGTCGGGCGGCGGCTGGCGCTGATCGCGCGGGCGAAGGTTTATGGCGGGTCGGTGGATTTTGCGGGGCCGACTTTTAACAATGCGGAACGAGAAGGCGCGGCGATACGGGTGAGTTTCGACTACGCGGGCAACGGGCTGATCGCGAAGGATAAGCCGTTGGCGGCGTTTCAAGTCGCGGGTGCGGATCAAAAGTTTTTCCCGGCGATGGCGAAGATCGAGGGGGAGACGGTGATCGTGTCGGCGCCGGAGGTGGCGGAGCCGGTCGCGGTGCGCTATGCGTGGACGAATGCTCCGGAGGCGAATCTGTATAATGGCGCGGGGCTGCCGGCGGTGCCGTTTCGGAGTGATGCGTGGTGA
- a CDS encoding excinuclease ABC subunit UvrC — protein MPANGPDNDSAPLGLKEKVRRLSEKPGVYLMKDRLGRILYVGKAKSLKKRVSSYFTPSRAMTLHPKIRALIELIEDFDVIEVKSEPEALLLEGRLIKQWKPKYNTDFTDDKRFLLVRVDMQEEMPKFRLTRFKKEDRSRYFGPFAHSGLLRKTLAQMRKQFGIMLTDATPQKLPDGRWKLYDDVRQELYSFQNEVAAEDYRRRAEDACAFLEGKSREWLESLREEMMKAAEKQEFEKAAELRDVVFALEKTLAKTRRFEREQPMIEGDGDALKALQEALGMRVLPAHMECFDISHISGTFVVASMVHFADGKPDKNNYRRFQIKSFIGNDDFRAMEEVVGRRYRRLSEEQKAFPELVVIDGGRGQIGAALKAFVAIGVEPPTMIGLAKKHETIIFPDERAPLNLPLTHPGLQLLQRLRDEAHRFANTYNADLRSKKIRESVLDDFPGLGEVRRAALMAHFGDIEKLRAASEEQIGEVEGFGPKMAGELKAFLSRV, from the coding sequence ATGCCAGCTAACGGTCCAGATAACGACTCCGCGCCTCTCGGGCTGAAAGAAAAAGTCCGACGGTTGTCGGAAAAGCCCGGCGTGTATTTGATGAAGGACCGGTTGGGGCGGATTCTTTATGTGGGAAAGGCGAAGAGTTTGAAAAAGCGGGTATCGTCTTATTTCACGCCGTCGCGCGCGATGACGCTGCACCCGAAGATCCGCGCGTTGATCGAGCTGATTGAAGATTTCGATGTGATCGAAGTGAAGTCGGAGCCCGAGGCACTGTTGCTCGAAGGTCGGCTGATCAAGCAGTGGAAGCCGAAGTACAACACGGACTTCACCGACGATAAACGCTTCCTCCTCGTGCGCGTGGATATGCAGGAGGAGATGCCGAAGTTCCGGCTGACGCGCTTCAAGAAGGAGGATCGCTCGCGGTACTTCGGGCCATTCGCGCACTCGGGGCTTTTAAGAAAGACCCTCGCGCAGATGCGGAAGCAGTTTGGCATCATGCTGACGGATGCGACGCCGCAGAAGCTACCGGACGGGCGGTGGAAACTCTACGACGATGTGCGGCAGGAGTTGTACTCGTTTCAGAACGAAGTGGCGGCGGAGGATTATCGGCGGCGGGCGGAGGATGCTTGCGCGTTTCTCGAAGGGAAGTCGCGCGAGTGGCTGGAGTCGTTGCGCGAAGAGATGATGAAGGCGGCGGAGAAGCAGGAGTTCGAGAAGGCGGCGGAGTTGCGCGATGTGGTTTTTGCGCTGGAGAAAACGCTCGCGAAAACACGGCGGTTTGAGCGCGAGCAGCCGATGATCGAAGGCGATGGGGATGCGCTGAAGGCGTTGCAGGAAGCGCTCGGGATGAGGGTGCTGCCGGCGCACATGGAGTGCTTCGATATTTCGCACATCTCGGGGACGTTCGTCGTGGCCTCGATGGTTCACTTTGCGGACGGGAAGCCGGATAAAAACAATTACCGGCGGTTTCAGATCAAGAGTTTCATCGGCAACGATGACTTTCGTGCGATGGAAGAAGTGGTGGGGCGGCGCTATCGGCGATTGAGCGAGGAGCAGAAGGCGTTTCCGGAACTCGTCGTGATTGACGGTGGGCGCGGGCAGATCGGGGCGGCGCTCAAGGCGTTTGTCGCGATCGGGGTGGAGCCGCCGACGATGATCGGCCTGGCGAAGAAGCATGAGACGATCATTTTTCCGGACGAGCGCGCGCCGTTGAATCTGCCGCTGACGCATCCGGGATTGCAGCTGTTGCAGCGGCTGCGCGATGAGGCGCACCGCTTTGCGAATACGTACAACGCGGATCTGCGCTCGAAGAAGATTCGGGAGTCGGTGCTGGATGATTTCCCCGGGCTGGGCGAGGTGCGGCGGGCGGCGCTGATGGCGCACTTTGGGGATATCGAAAAGCTGCGCGCGGCGAGTGAGGAGCAGATTGGCGAGGTGGAGGGATTCGGGCCGAAGATGGCGGGGGAGCTGAAAGCGTTTTTGAGCCGGGTTTAG
- a CDS encoding mucoidy inhibitor MuiA family protein codes for MKTRILVSLLVVPCALISALAAAPVPVNSQITAATVYTDRAIVTRTGTVELAAGEAEVTFEKLPAALMDQSLQVSGKGTAVATILDVNARTTYVEAAADARVKSLEDQIAAEQKKLRALGDRGVALDQQQTLIGKIENAVAAPPTKDSGATRPGFEEWQKLLTFSDEARTKLATERQALDAQREEVQAKIGALEAQLVALRGQAGSGRSYKTVTVRVAAANAGSLDLTLGYAVMGASWTPSYDARLRGEERAVELSYFGIVRQNTGEDWKGVALTLSTAKPGLGGGAPELGTWVVDVMPSDEAIALSPFSVSGSNDKRYRGMDTAGKRPLRPDPSSTSLGFGNGMALEAAPAAIVAQQAVATVDSSATSASFKIAAPATILSDNATQKVAITTITLAAKLQYQATPRLQETAFLSAYVTNSTDFPLLAGSVNTFLGDSFVATSGLKTVMPSEKFELALGADESIGVKRKVVNRFAEDTGLTGSGRRVTYEFLVTLTNNKKTTERVVFKELLPVSRNEKIVVKLIGPMERDVGTVAAPKEVTREADGKLVWRLDLKPGEKREIALKFSVEHPADVQVTGLE; via the coding sequence ATGAAAACCCGAATCCTTGTTTCGTTGTTGGTGGTTCCTTGCGCGCTGATTTCGGCGCTGGCGGCGGCTCCGGTGCCGGTGAATTCGCAGATCACGGCTGCGACCGTTTATACGGATCGCGCGATTGTCACACGCACGGGCACGGTCGAACTCGCGGCGGGCGAGGCGGAGGTGACGTTTGAGAAACTGCCGGCGGCGCTGATGGATCAGTCGTTGCAGGTGTCGGGAAAAGGAACGGCGGTGGCGACGATTCTCGATGTGAATGCGCGGACGACGTATGTCGAAGCGGCGGCGGATGCGCGGGTGAAGTCGCTCGAAGATCAGATCGCGGCAGAGCAGAAAAAGCTGCGGGCGCTGGGGGATCGCGGTGTGGCGCTGGATCAGCAGCAGACGTTGATCGGGAAGATCGAGAATGCGGTGGCGGCTCCTCCGACGAAGGACTCGGGCGCGACGCGGCCGGGTTTTGAGGAGTGGCAGAAGCTGCTGACGTTTTCGGATGAGGCGCGCACGAAGCTGGCGACGGAGCGGCAGGCGCTGGATGCGCAGCGCGAGGAGGTGCAGGCGAAGATCGGGGCGCTGGAGGCGCAGCTCGTGGCGCTGCGCGGGCAGGCGGGGAGCGGGCGTAGCTATAAAACGGTGACAGTGCGCGTCGCTGCGGCGAATGCGGGGTCGCTCGATCTCACGCTGGGCTATGCGGTGATGGGGGCGTCGTGGACGCCGTCGTACGATGCGCGGTTGCGCGGTGAGGAGCGGGCGGTGGAGTTGTCGTATTTCGGCATTGTGCGGCAGAACACGGGCGAGGATTGGAAGGGCGTGGCGCTGACGCTTTCGACGGCGAAGCCGGGGCTGGGTGGTGGGGCGCCGGAGTTGGGGACCTGGGTGGTGGATGTGATGCCGAGCGACGAGGCGATAGCGTTGTCGCCATTCTCGGTCTCTGGTTCGAATGACAAAAGGTATCGAGGCATGGACACGGCTGGAAAACGGCCGCTGCGCCCAGATCCTTCATCGACCAGTTTGGGTTTTGGGAATGGGATGGCTTTAGAGGCAGCTCCCGCTGCGATTGTTGCGCAGCAGGCCGTGGCGACGGTCGATTCCTCGGCGACGAGTGCGTCGTTCAAGATTGCGGCGCCCGCGACGATTCTCAGCGACAATGCGACGCAGAAGGTGGCGATCACGACGATTACGCTGGCGGCGAAGTTGCAGTATCAGGCGACGCCGCGGTTGCAGGAGACGGCGTTTCTTAGCGCGTATGTGACGAACTCGACGGATTTCCCGCTGCTCGCCGGAAGTGTGAACACGTTTTTGGGTGATTCGTTTGTGGCGACGAGCGGGCTGAAGACGGTGATGCCGTCGGAGAAGTTCGAGCTGGCACTCGGCGCGGACGAGAGCATCGGCGTGAAGCGGAAGGTGGTGAACCGTTTCGCGGAAGATACGGGGCTCACGGGCAGCGGGCGGCGGGTGACGTATGAGTTCCTCGTGACGCTCACGAATAACAAGAAGACGACCGAGCGGGTGGTGTTTAAGGAGCTGCTGCCGGTTTCTCGGAATGAGAAGATCGTGGTGAAGCTGATCGGGCCGATGGAGCGTGATGTCGGTACGGTGGCTGCGCCGAAGGAAGTGACGCGCGAGGCGGATGGGAAACTGGTGTGGCGGTTGGATCTGAAGCCGGGCGAGAAGCGGGAGATCGCGTTGAAGTTTAGCGTCGAGCATCCGGCGGATGTGCAGGTGACGGGGTTGGAGTGA
- a CDS encoding RNA polymerase sigma factor — MFLHRSERKARRAWWQAAETALLPLCGWENCLQLRGGSRVLRMNDEPHVQTSTAGPLTPADFTAFMRSYQDMVYSTAARLTGNQAQAEDISQEVFLKAYERFDMLSVSPTAGGWLKTVATNLSLNHLQRYRNRWRFFSEFARDDGGEREDGPVEFPSLENFQDGIDQSEKRAWIERALAELPEHQRVPLVLFHFEEMSYEEIAKRLRISLAKLKTDVLRGRAALARELMKSAAPHEPFNA, encoded by the coding sequence ATGTTTCTTCATCGCAGCGAACGAAAGGCGCGGCGGGCGTGGTGGCAAGCTGCGGAAACAGCCTTATTACCGTTGTGCGGGTGGGAAAATTGCCTGCAACTTCGCGGCGGCAGCCGTGTTTTGCGCATGAACGATGAACCTCACGTGCAAACTTCCACCGCGGGCCCGCTGACCCCGGCCGACTTCACGGCTTTTATGCGCAGTTACCAGGACATGGTTTATTCCACGGCCGCGCGCCTGACGGGCAATCAGGCGCAGGCGGAGGATATTTCCCAGGAGGTTTTCCTGAAGGCGTACGAGCGGTTCGACATGCTTAGCGTGAGCCCGACGGCGGGCGGCTGGCTGAAGACGGTGGCGACGAATCTCTCGCTCAATCATCTGCAACGTTATCGGAACCGTTGGCGGTTTTTCTCGGAGTTCGCGCGCGATGATGGCGGTGAACGTGAGGACGGGCCGGTGGAGTTTCCGTCGTTGGAAAATTTTCAGGACGGGATCGATCAGTCAGAGAAGCGGGCGTGGATCGAGCGGGCGCTCGCCGAGCTGCCGGAGCATCAGCGGGTGCCGCTGGTGTTGTTTCACTTTGAGGAGATGTCGTACGAGGAGATCGCGAAACGGCTGCGCATCTCGCTCGCGAAATTGAAAACCGATGTGCTGCGCGGACGCGCGGCGCTGGCGCGGGAGCTGATGAAGTCGGCCGCGCCGCATGAACCTTTTAACGCCTGA